The following coding sequences are from one Pseudomonas oryzae window:
- a CDS encoding FAD-dependent oxidoreductase: protein MQTPDRIECDVLVIGSGAAGLAAAVTAAHHGLKVVVAEKEPLLGGTSAWSGGWLWIPRNPLAVADGQLEEPGAPERYLREQLHRAELDERQRAFLDHGPAMVEFFQRHTAVQFQSGSRMPDMHDGPGAVLGGRSLCAQPFDGRQLGEWIAKLRPPLDLISLAGMGIAGGADLAHFLDATRSPRSALYAAGRLLRHFRDRLLHGRGLHLVNGNALVARLLRSALDLRVSLLTEAPVRRLLDSDGRVIGALLDQLGTPTEIHARRGVVLACGGFPHDRARIAQLFPHAPDGKGHHSAAPPCNTGDGLRLAEAVGGLVANDLAHAGAWAPVSLVPLGDGSLGAFPHLMERAKPGFVIVRRDGRRFVNEADSYHVFMNALFATTPAGEEPVAWLIGDHRARNRYGIGAVRPFPFPEGRWLRNDYLKRGDSLEDLARQCGIAPTQLAASVARFNRHAACGADPDFGRGASPYNRAQGEARHGPNPSLGELAQGPFYAVKLVPGSLGTFAGLRTDATARVLDGGGQPIAGLFAVGNDMASVMDGHYPSGGITLGPGMTFGYLAALELAGQSPFSGDKQPAAIAKLDSGQNVLTS, encoded by the coding sequence ATGCAGACGCCCGACAGGATCGAATGCGACGTGCTGGTGATCGGCTCAGGCGCGGCCGGGCTGGCTGCCGCGGTGACCGCCGCGCACCACGGCCTGAAGGTGGTGGTCGCCGAGAAGGAGCCGCTGCTCGGCGGCACCAGCGCCTGGTCCGGCGGCTGGCTGTGGATTCCGCGCAATCCGCTGGCGGTCGCCGACGGCCAGCTCGAGGAGCCCGGAGCCCCCGAGCGCTATCTGCGCGAGCAGCTTCACCGCGCCGAACTGGACGAACGTCAGCGCGCCTTCCTCGACCACGGCCCGGCGATGGTCGAGTTCTTCCAGCGCCACACTGCCGTGCAGTTCCAGTCCGGCAGCCGCATGCCCGACATGCACGACGGCCCCGGCGCGGTCCTGGGCGGCCGCTCGCTGTGCGCCCAGCCGTTCGACGGCCGCCAGCTCGGCGAGTGGATCGCCAAGCTGCGCCCGCCGCTGGACCTGATCAGCCTGGCCGGCATGGGCATCGCCGGCGGCGCGGACCTCGCCCACTTCCTCGACGCCACCCGTTCCCCGCGCTCGGCGCTGTACGCGGCCGGGCGCCTGCTGCGGCACTTCCGCGACCGCCTGCTGCACGGTCGCGGCCTGCACCTGGTCAACGGCAACGCGCTGGTGGCGCGCCTGCTGCGCAGTGCGCTGGATCTGCGAGTCAGCCTGCTGACCGAAGCGCCGGTGCGCCGCCTGCTCGACAGTGACGGCCGGGTGATCGGCGCCCTGCTCGACCAGCTGGGCACGCCGACCGAGATCCACGCCCGCCGCGGCGTGGTGCTCGCCTGCGGAGGCTTCCCCCACGACCGCGCGCGCATTGCGCAGCTATTCCCCCACGCCCCGGACGGCAAGGGGCACCATTCGGCGGCGCCACCGTGCAATACCGGCGACGGTCTGCGCCTGGCCGAGGCGGTCGGCGGGCTAGTGGCGAACGATCTGGCCCATGCCGGCGCCTGGGCGCCGGTATCCTTGGTGCCGCTCGGCGACGGCAGCCTCGGCGCCTTCCCGCACCTGATGGAGCGCGCCAAGCCGGGCTTTGTCATCGTGCGCCGCGACGGCCGGCGCTTCGTCAACGAGGCGGACTCCTATCACGTCTTCATGAACGCGCTGTTCGCCACCACGCCGGCTGGCGAGGAGCCGGTCGCCTGGCTGATCGGCGATCATCGCGCGCGCAACCGCTACGGCATCGGCGCGGTGCGCCCGTTCCCCTTCCCGGAGGGACGCTGGCTGCGCAACGACTACCTCAAGCGCGGCGACAGCCTCGAAGACCTCGCCCGCCAATGCGGCATCGCCCCGACACAGCTTGCCGCCAGCGTGGCGCGTTTCAATCGCCACGCCGCGTGCGGCGCGGACCCGGATTTCGGCCGCGGCGCCTCGCCCTACAACCGCGCCCAGGGCGAGGCGCGCCACGGTCCCAACCCGTCGCTGGGAGAGCTTGCGCAAGGGCCGTTCTACGCGGTGAAGCTGGTGCCCGGCAGCCTCGGCACCTTCGCCGGATTGCGCACCGACGCCACAGCACGAGTGCTGGACGGGGGCGGGCAGCCGATCGCCGGGCTGTTCGCGGTGGGCAACGACATGGCCAGCGTGATGGACGGGCACTACCCCAGCGGGGGCATCACCCTCGGCCCGGGGATGACCTTCGGCTATCTGGCGGCCCTGGAACTGGCTGGACAGTCCCCCTTTTCTGGCGACAAACAACCAGCGGCTATAGCAAAATTGGACTCGGGTCAAAATGTACTAACCAGTTAG